Below is a window of Pseudomonas monteilii DNA.
GCCTGACAGGGCCCTATCGCTGGCAAGCCAGCTCCCACCCAAAGCTCTGCAATTTGTCGGTGCAGGCATGGCTGCGCAAGCAGTCTGTGGGAGATGTTATGGCTCTGCCAAGGGCTGATATGGGCCCTGGCGGGCCCAATCGCGGCACAGGGGCCCACACACCTGTAGCCCCACCGCAGGGTTGCAGGCTATCGCGGTTACCTGTGTGCGGGTTTGTCCGCGATGCAGGCGGCGTCTGACAGGGCCCTATCGCTGGCAAGCCAGCTCCTACCCAGATCTCAGCAATTTGTCGGTGTAGGCAGCATGCCAGGCAGCACGCAGTCCAGGCCCTGCGACCCCTGCCAAGTGCTCTACACCACCTCTTCGATCAGATACTCGTGCAACTCACCTTCACCCACCGTCAACGAATAGAACTGACCGGGCTGGTGATGCGGCGTATCCGGCTCGGCCTTGACCTGATGCCCCAGGTGGTCGCGCCAGCGGCAGATCAGGCGGCCGTCGATGACCTCGAGCGGCTCGATCTTCCAGTCATCGGTCACCTCGGCACGCTCGTACAGCCCCAGGTAGCCATTGCGGCTGATGCCGAGCTGGCCGCGCGCGCGTGGGCCCGTCCCTGATATGCGGTAGTGCCAACGGTCCTCGATGTGAGACACGTAGGTGAACTGCAAGACGGGCGGCCATTCGTCGCCGCCGGCTTGTAGCCAATCGTACGCTGGGGCAATCCCCCAGCCGAACTTGTCTTGGGTGCGGCTGATACGCAGCGGGAGGGCACAGTCGCCTTGCAGCAGGTAGACGCGGGCTCGGAAGGACGTGCCCGGCTGAAGCAGGGCAGATGACGAGGCTTGGGTCATGAGAGGGGCTCCTGTCGGTCGTGAGGGTCGGCACCATGACGGTGCCAGGCGACCCTACAGCGGGGCAGGAGAGGGGCGAAGATTGAAGGGTTTCCGGGGTGGCGCCGGGCCTTGCGTGCCGAATTGCAGGGGCAGCGCGCAAGACCCTTGGTGAGCGTACGGTACGCTCATCCCTAGCGCGGTTGCTGCTCCTCGACCAGCATGAACAGGCGATACAGCACCACCAGGCTGAACAGCTGCAGGAAGGTGCTCAGGCTGGACAGCGCGATCCGTCCTACCAGCGATAGATCAGGCACCAGCACGAGTGTCCCAAGCTCCAGTAGAACGATCGGCACCATCACCGCCAGCATGCAGAACATGATCCTGAAGAAATGGCCACGGGTCATGCGTACGCTTTCGCGCATGGCCTCGACGATCGGGTAGCCGCGCAACACCAGCAGGTACTGAGCGAAGACCAGCCGAACCATGACCCAGATGGCTGGCACGACAAGCAACATGAAGCCGATCAGAACCAGCAGGGCACCAAGCGCCCGTTGGCCCAGCACTTTCGGGTAGAACGGGCACATGCGATTGAACACGGCGCGCAGGGTGGGCGTCTTGCCGCGGCTGCGGGCGTCGAGGTACAGCAGCAGCAGGGTGCTGTACATCGGATAGAACACAGCGCCCACGACCACGGCCTGCACGGATTGCTCGTCACCGTCGAATTGCCAGAACCACAGTTGCAGCAGCACCGACTCGAGCACGATCAGTGGCAGACACAATCGGACAATATTCATCAGGTGTCGGCGGGAGAAGTACAACGAGTCGCGTAAAACGGTCAAGACATCCATAAGTCCGGGTCGCCAAGCAGAAAGCAAGGCCCCACTTTAGCCCAGAGCCCGGCCCGGGCTGAAGAAAGTTTCACCCGGCGTGATTGAATCCGTTCGCGTCTTGCCCCATCTTCAGCACTGTCCGATGTCCAGGCACTGCATGAGGTAGCCCATGAACACTGAAGAACAAACCTTGATCGATGGCCTGTTCGGTCGTATCCGACAAGCCGAAGACGCCGGCCAGGCGCGCGACGCCCAGGCGCTGGCGCGCATCGAGGAGCACGTCCGTCAGCAGCCGGCGGCGCCGTACTACATGGCCCAGGCGATCCTGGTGCAGGAAGCGGCGATCAAGCGCCTGGACGAGCAGAACACCAAGCTCGAGGCCGAGCTCAAGCAGCTGCGGGCACAGGCCTCGGCGTCCCAGTCACAGTCCCAGCAGGGCGGGGGCGGCGGCTTCCTGTCGAACCTGTTCGGCGGCACCTCGCGACCTGAACCCCAGCGCCCCTCGGCCCCGGCATCCGCACCCGCTCCGGCGTCGGGTGGCGGCTGGCGTGACGGGCCGCGCTCCAACTTCCAGGGGCAGGCACCGGCTCAGCCCCAGGCCTCGGGCTTCGGCGCTGCGCCAGCGGCCGGGCGCGCGGGTGGCGGGTTCATGAGCGGTGCCTTGCAGACCGCGGCGGGGGTGGCCGGTGGCGTGCTGTTGGCCCAGGGCATCAGCAGCCTGTTCCACGACAAGCCTGAAGAGGTGGTCGAGGTGATCCAGGAAGAGCCGGCACACGCCAGCGACAGCGGCGGTGGCTGGAACGACCAGGGCGAGCATGCGCAGGTGGCCGACAATGGCTACGGCAACGACCAGGGTGGGTTTGCCGACACCGACTACGGCAGCGACGATGGCGGTGGCGACTTCTTCTCGGACGACGACAGTTTTGTCTGAGGTGCCTGGTCAGGCGGCCCGAATTCCGCGGGTCGCGCTGTTCGCCGACGTGCAGAACCTCTACTACACCGTGCGCCAGGCGCACGGTTGTCATTTCGATTACAGCGCGCTCTGGGCCCAGGTCAGCCGCGAGGGCGAGATCGTCGAGGCCAAGGCTTATGCCATCGAGCGCGGCGACAGCAAGCAGCAGCAGTTCCAGCAGATCCTGCGCAACCTGGGTTTCGAGGTGCGCCTCAAGCCCTTCATCCAACGCAGCGACGGCTCGGCCAAGGGCGACTGGGACGTGGGCATCACTCTGGACGTGGTCGACGCGGCGCCCCAGGTCGATCGGATCGTCCTGGCCTCCGGTGACGGTGACTTCGACCAGCTGCTGCAGCGGGTCGCCGAGCGTCATGGCGTCGAGACGGTGGTCTACGGCGTCCCCGGCCTGACCGCCAATGCGCTGATCCGCGCTGCGGACCGTTACGTACCGATCGAAGGCCGCCTGCTGCTGCGGCGCTAGGCGTGTACGGACGTCGAGCGACGAGCCGACACGTTACCTACAACGCCTGGGCCTTGCGCCCAGCCTGAAGCAGATGCTCCAGCGGCACCCGCTGCTCGATCGGGCTGGACAGGATAATCGAGGTCTTGCTGAAGCCGAACTGGGCAATCTGGTCGATCACCGTTTCCAATTCCTCCATCGAGCCGACGGCTGCCAGCAGCACGACGCAGGCGTCGCCGGTCACTCGGTGACACTGCGTCAATTGCGGGATGCGCGCCAGCGCCTCGTAGGCCTGCGGGTTGCCGTGATGGCTCAGGCGCAGTTCGACCAGGCACTGGATCGGCAGGCCGATACGGTCCAGGTTCACCTTGGCGGTATACCCGGT
It encodes the following:
- a CDS encoding ABC transporter substrate-binding protein, with product MNTEEQTLIDGLFGRIRQAEDAGQARDAQALARIEEHVRQQPAAPYYMAQAILVQEAAIKRLDEQNTKLEAELKQLRAQASASQSQSQQGGGGGFLSNLFGGTSRPEPQRPSAPASAPAPASGGGWRDGPRSNFQGQAPAQPQASGFGAAPAAGRAGGGFMSGALQTAAGVAGGVLLAQGISSLFHDKPEEVVEVIQEEPAHASDSGGGWNDQGEHAQVADNGYGNDQGGFADTDYGSDDGGGDFFSDDDSFV
- a CDS encoding nuclease, with translation MPRVALFADVQNLYYTVRQAHGCHFDYSALWAQVSREGEIVEAKAYAIERGDSKQQQFQQILRNLGFEVRLKPFIQRSDGSAKGDWDVGITLDVVDAAPQVDRIVLASGDGDFDQLLQRVAERHGVETVVYGVPGLTANALIRAADRYVPIEGRLLLRR
- a CDS encoding AsnC family transcriptional regulator, translating into MDRYDRLILAALLENGRASFAQLARHVNLSAPAVAERVAKLEASGVITGYTAKVNLDRIGLPIQCLVELRLSHHGNPQAYEALARIPQLTQCHRVTGDACVVLLAAVGSMEELETVIDQIAQFGFSKTSIILSSPIEQRVPLEHLLQAGRKAQAL